In Actinoplanes sp. NBC_00393, a single genomic region encodes these proteins:
- a CDS encoding MFS transporter has translation MKLNRPALIVLGASTFCYVTAETLPVGLLPEISGDLGVTEAQVGFLLTSYAVVAALSTIPLTALTMRVPRHKLIAVTVAIFALSQGAAAVAPTFEVLTLTRLVCALAHGVFWSVIGPIIVRLVPPGQGGRATAMVFIGNSLAIVLGVPLGTALGQLLGWRVAVGLFAAAGAICVALLMAVLPKLDPLPRDRAARTGEQLLGAVRILRNGSVARLCLITMVLVVGHFAAYTYIAPLVRRDAGLDGAGLSALLLGYGAVGLLANFLVGRYVDRRPGPLVIGLTVTMTISVALLAPVLGPVPTVVATLLWGGAFTAIPVFLAAAVLRVAPIARDAASAVYVVAFQIGIGGGAFVGERLVSAGELGALPLLAAGLALVACVLVVFSPVVFPARISKEDHDRAEAAAALH, from the coding sequence GTGAAACTCAACCGCCCGGCGCTGATCGTCCTCGGTGCCTCCACGTTCTGCTACGTCACCGCGGAAACTCTCCCGGTCGGCCTGCTGCCGGAGATCTCCGGCGACCTCGGGGTGACCGAGGCACAGGTCGGGTTCCTGCTGACGAGTTATGCCGTGGTGGCCGCGCTGAGCACCATCCCGCTCACCGCGCTCACCATGCGGGTGCCGAGGCACAAGCTCATCGCCGTCACGGTAGCGATTTTCGCGCTGTCACAGGGGGCGGCAGCGGTCGCGCCCACCTTCGAGGTCCTGACCCTGACCCGGCTCGTCTGCGCCCTCGCGCACGGGGTGTTCTGGTCGGTGATCGGGCCGATCATCGTGCGGCTGGTGCCGCCCGGGCAGGGTGGACGGGCCACGGCGATGGTCTTCATCGGCAACTCGCTGGCCATCGTGCTCGGCGTGCCGCTGGGTACGGCCCTAGGCCAGCTGCTCGGCTGGCGGGTGGCGGTCGGGCTCTTCGCCGCAGCCGGGGCGATCTGCGTGGCGCTGCTGATGGCGGTGCTGCCCAAACTGGACCCGCTGCCGCGGGACCGGGCGGCGCGGACCGGGGAGCAGCTGCTGGGTGCGGTGCGGATCCTGCGGAACGGTTCGGTGGCCCGCCTCTGCCTGATCACGATGGTGCTGGTGGTGGGACACTTCGCGGCTTACACGTACATCGCTCCGCTGGTACGCCGGGACGCCGGCCTGGACGGCGCCGGCCTGAGCGCGCTGCTGCTGGGCTACGGCGCGGTCGGGCTGCTCGCCAACTTCCTGGTCGGCCGGTACGTCGATCGGCGGCCGGGTCCGCTGGTCATCGGCCTGACGGTGACGATGACGATTTCGGTCGCCCTGCTGGCGCCGGTGCTCGGACCGGTCCCGACTGTGGTGGCTACGCTGCTCTGGGGCGGCGCGTTCACCGCGATTCCGGTCTTCCTGGCCGCGGCGGTGCTCCGGGTGGCGCCGATCGCCCGGGACGCGGCGTCCGCGGTCTACGTGGTGGCGTTCCAGATCGGCATCGGCGGCGGCGCGTTCGTCGGTGAGCGGCTGGTCAGCGCCGGTGAGCTGGGCGCGCTGCCGCTGCTGGCGGCCGGGTTGGCGCTGGTCGCCTGCGTGCTCGTGGTGTTCTCGCCGGTGGTCTTCCCTGCTCGGATCAGCAAGGAAGACCACGACCGGGCCGAGGCAGCCGCCGCGCTGCATTGA
- a CDS encoding outer membrane protein assembly factor BamB family protein, which yields MTRVLIRTAVALVVLAAAVLVGWRVLAPAEVLATANTPYPPISLRTAGVTGRTNLAPLVVDGRVRVYAAKHQVKADGPVDGRTLYTARWSFRRWPEQLSGVAAGGTAVITRWSDGELVALDARTGKITWRQDGPDSPGYAGHRTGAAAVWSPPGLRLAAGTVVVTAGQELAGYELSTGAERWQVSVPEGCAEGFTTLGGAYVCATGAYDTRSGAVISGWPAGPHVPVGCDSGGSGCVGFRDGAGQGWLADGDVLRRVPALDAMGATIAAGVVVAGSEGGVSARSVEGAELWNRPGAAQVLGGTSTDVVLLTSGNMLVSVNALTGVEVHSFPLAYGSESTEWKAGRYRLAGRYLALERLNVDAPDDPESPIYYLTLDTVIIAAL from the coding sequence GTGACCCGGGTGCTGATTCGAACCGCGGTGGCCCTGGTTGTTCTGGCGGCGGCGGTGCTGGTCGGGTGGCGGGTTCTCGCGCCGGCCGAGGTGCTGGCGACGGCGAACACGCCGTACCCGCCGATCTCTTTGCGGACTGCGGGCGTTACCGGGCGTACCAATCTTGCGCCGCTCGTGGTTGACGGCCGGGTTCGGGTCTATGCGGCGAAACACCAGGTCAAGGCGGATGGGCCGGTGGATGGGCGGACGCTTTACACCGCTCGGTGGTCGTTTCGGCGCTGGCCGGAGCAGCTCAGTGGGGTGGCGGCCGGCGGGACTGCGGTGATCACGCGGTGGTCCGATGGGGAGCTGGTGGCGCTCGATGCGCGTACCGGGAAAATCACCTGGAGACAGGATGGGCCGGACTCGCCCGGCTATGCCGGACATCGCACCGGGGCCGCGGCCGTCTGGAGCCCGCCGGGTCTGCGCCTTGCTGCCGGCACGGTTGTGGTTACCGCAGGTCAAGAGCTTGCGGGGTACGAGTTGAGCACCGGCGCCGAGCGATGGCAAGTGTCCGTGCCGGAGGGGTGTGCGGAGGGCTTCACCACGTTGGGTGGTGCGTACGTCTGCGCTACCGGTGCCTATGACACCCGGTCGGGGGCGGTGATCTCGGGCTGGCCGGCTGGACCCCATGTGCCGGTCGGCTGTGATTCGGGGGGCTCGGGATGTGTGGGGTTCCGGGATGGGGCTGGGCAGGGCTGGCTGGCTGACGGGGATGTGCTGCGGCGGGTTCCGGCTCTGGATGCGATGGGTGCCACGATCGCGGCCGGTGTGGTCGTTGCTGGGTCGGAAGGTGGGGTCAGCGCGCGGTCCGTGGAGGGGGCTGAGCTCTGGAACCGGCCGGGTGCGGCGCAGGTCCTTGGTGGGACGTCGACCGACGTGGTGCTGCTGACCTCGGGAAACATGCTGGTTTCGGTGAATGCGCTGACCGGGGTGGAGGTGCACTCGTTTCCGCTGGCCTATGGGAGTGAGAGCACCGAGTGGAAGGCCGGTCGGTATCGGTTGGCGGGCCGTTATCTGGCTCTGGAGCGGTTGAACGTGGACGCGCCGGATGATCCGGAGTCGCCGATCTACTACTTGACGCTCGACACCGTGATCATCGCTGCTCTTTAG
- a CDS encoding RDD family protein, producing the protein MSSLPAGWYKDPADTSTQRYWDGEGWLGKAIPADAVPPDGPPAVEAEPPVTPAAPAPPQPQPQAFQAPPPGYPAQPTTPPAYGPPPGWGPQPGWGPQQPGPQQPGPQAPPPGWQQPPPGWQPPPGQPGQPGQPMHAYLYPMPQAMPHGFPLAGLGRRLTARLIDIAAVLVLNIFVNGWFIYQYWQDFAPIFQEYMRQVAAGNQNVTVEPTARMQTLSIAILTVATLLWLLYEAPSTATRGQTLGKRAMGIKVLPVEKTGPLGFARAFTRWARLGMWTLFWWCGVGLIVQFIASLSPVFDPRLRQAWHDKTAATVVVAVPPGTRPTTTPGGPQ; encoded by the coding sequence ATGAGTTCCCTTCCCGCGGGTTGGTACAAGGACCCGGCCGACACCAGCACCCAGCGCTACTGGGACGGTGAGGGCTGGCTAGGGAAGGCCATTCCGGCCGACGCCGTCCCACCGGACGGGCCGCCCGCCGTCGAGGCGGAGCCGCCGGTCACTCCGGCCGCGCCCGCGCCGCCGCAACCCCAGCCGCAGGCGTTCCAGGCGCCGCCACCCGGATACCCCGCTCAGCCGACCACGCCGCCGGCATACGGTCCGCCGCCCGGCTGGGGACCGCAGCCCGGCTGGGGCCCGCAGCAGCCGGGCCCCCAGCAGCCGGGCCCGCAGGCGCCGCCGCCCGGGTGGCAGCAGCCCCCGCCCGGCTGGCAGCCGCCGCCCGGCCAGCCCGGTCAACCGGGGCAGCCGATGCACGCGTACCTCTATCCCATGCCGCAGGCGATGCCGCACGGCTTCCCGCTCGCCGGCCTGGGCCGGCGGCTGACCGCCCGGCTGATCGACATCGCCGCGGTCCTGGTGCTCAACATCTTCGTCAACGGCTGGTTCATCTATCAGTACTGGCAGGACTTCGCGCCGATCTTCCAGGAGTACATGCGGCAGGTCGCGGCGGGCAACCAGAACGTCACCGTCGAGCCGACCGCGCGCATGCAGACCCTCTCGATCGCCATCCTGACCGTCGCCACCCTGTTGTGGCTGCTCTACGAGGCGCCCTCGACCGCTACCCGCGGCCAGACCCTCGGCAAACGGGCGATGGGGATCAAGGTGCTCCCGGTGGAGAAGACCGGGCCGCTCGGCTTCGCCCGGGCCTTCACCCGCTGGGCCCGGCTCGGCATGTGGACGCTGTTCTGGTGGTGCGGCGTCGGCCTGATCGTCCAGTTCATCGCCTCGCTGTCCCCCGTTTTCGACCCCCGCCTGCGACAGGCCTGGCACGACAAGACGGCGGCGACAGTCGTCGTCGCCGTTCCGCCGGGCACCCGACCGACGACCACACCCGGAGGACCGCAATGA
- the hisC gene encoding histidinol-phosphate transaminase, which produces MTRLTRADLDALPNYVPGRNVADLARELGIAEAIKLASNEVPYGPLPGVVEAVTEAARSVHRYPDMGVIRLRDAIGERFGVDPERVVTGCGSVALAEILAKATCLPGDEIVYSWRSFEAYPIIAAGGGATSVRVPNTAAHGHDLAAMAEAITDQTRMVFVCNPNNPTGTSVRKTEIDRFLADVPSDVLVVLDEAYREFVTDPDVPDGLETYGDRPNVVVLRTMSKAWGLAGLRMGYLVAQPEVASAVRKVVTPFSTSTVAQAAALAALEQEDEVRRRCALVVAERARLTEALRKLSVEVPESQANFVWLPLGDRTADFTAACENRGVIVRGFHPEGIRVTVGTPEENDLFLAAAEAALV; this is translated from the coding sequence ATGACCCGGCTGACCCGCGCCGACCTGGACGCGCTGCCCAACTACGTGCCCGGGCGCAACGTCGCCGACCTCGCCCGTGAGCTGGGCATCGCCGAGGCGATCAAGCTGGCCAGCAACGAGGTGCCGTACGGTCCGCTACCCGGCGTGGTGGAAGCGGTGACCGAGGCGGCCCGGTCCGTGCACCGCTACCCCGACATGGGTGTGATCCGGCTGCGCGACGCGATCGGCGAGCGGTTCGGGGTGGACCCGGAGCGGGTGGTCACCGGCTGCGGGTCGGTGGCGCTCGCCGAGATCCTGGCCAAGGCGACCTGCCTGCCGGGCGACGAGATCGTCTACTCGTGGCGGTCCTTCGAGGCGTACCCGATCATCGCCGCCGGTGGGGGCGCGACCAGCGTGCGGGTGCCGAACACCGCGGCGCACGGGCACGACCTGGCGGCGATGGCCGAGGCGATCACCGACCAGACGCGGATGGTCTTCGTCTGCAACCCGAACAACCCGACCGGCACCAGCGTGCGCAAGACCGAGATCGACCGGTTCCTGGCCGACGTGCCGTCCGACGTGCTGGTGGTGCTCGACGAGGCGTACCGGGAGTTCGTCACCGACCCGGACGTGCCGGACGGGCTGGAGACGTACGGTGACCGGCCCAACGTCGTGGTGCTTCGCACCATGAGCAAGGCCTGGGGCCTGGCCGGGCTGCGGATGGGCTACCTGGTCGCCCAGCCCGAGGTGGCCTCCGCGGTACGCAAGGTGGTCACCCCCTTCTCCACCAGCACAGTCGCGCAGGCAGCCGCGCTGGCCGCGCTGGAGCAGGAGGACGAGGTACGCCGCCGCTGCGCCCTGGTCGTCGCCGAGCGGGCCCGGCTCACCGAGGCCCTGCGCAAGCTCTCCGTCGAGGTTCCGGAGAGCCAGGCCAACTTCGTCTGGCTGCCGCTCGGCGACCGGACCGCCGACTTCACCGCCGCCTGCGAGAACCGGGGTGTGATCGTGCGCGGCTTCCACCCGGAGGGGATCCGCGTCACGGTCGGCACCCCCGAGGAGAACGACCTGTTCCTCGCCGCAGCGGAGGCCGCACTCGTCTGA
- a CDS encoding Lrp/AsnC family transcriptional regulator has protein sequence MSEQTVQLDDLDGRLIALLAAEPRIGVLELSRRLAVARGTVQARLDKLIARGAIKGFGPEVVPAAIGFGVTSFVTLEIRQRYGHDAVAEHLAEIPEVLEAHTITGSGDILCRIVARANADLQRVIDQIVGYEGILRAHTIIALAELIPYRTVPLVRAANRQ, from the coding sequence ATGAGTGAGCAGACTGTCCAGCTCGATGACCTTGACGGCCGCCTCATCGCGCTGCTCGCCGCGGAGCCGCGGATCGGTGTGCTGGAGCTCTCCCGGCGGCTCGCGGTGGCCCGTGGGACGGTCCAGGCCCGGCTGGACAAGCTGATCGCGCGGGGCGCGATCAAGGGCTTCGGCCCCGAGGTGGTGCCGGCCGCGATCGGCTTCGGCGTCACCAGTTTCGTCACTCTGGAGATCCGTCAACGGTACGGTCATGACGCCGTGGCCGAGCATCTCGCGGAGATTCCCGAGGTCCTCGAGGCGCACACGATCACCGGCAGCGGGGACATCCTGTGCCGGATCGTGGCCCGGGCCAACGCCGACCTGCAGCGGGTGATCGACCAGATCGTCGGCTACGAGGGCATCCTCCGGGCGCACACGATCATCGCGCTGGCCGAGCTGATCCCGTATCGAACCGTGCCGCTGGTTCGCGCAGCAAACCGGCAATAG
- a CDS encoding ROK family protein, with translation MTTRSTELLRVVHHRPGVTRADAARLLGVGTGAATELVTKLSRAKLLVQAPAAPSGTRGRPTTVLLPHPDGPLVLAVAITHEGWRIDVVELGGTATASHSRRHAATDWVAVRTAVKAAITEILPRYAQRPRAIGVSVPGTVSRTFRLDASGLNWHDVDLTELWPAAEVFVAGNDATLAATAESRRGAAAGAAVALHVRIEAGLGGAVVENGRPMIGARGAAGEFGHMPFGDPSLPCPCGAHGCWGTAVDGAALARLLGDPPPRDSITYARRVLLAARTPLNPPPGPGQPSTGLSQPSSGAGSPAQRPADAEAALAALRVIGTALGRGIAGLVNGLDVDLITVGGLGADLLATVPDAVQAAYLDGLMLIHRDLPPPVIPATLSDDDGPIAGAAEEAWSALLPHLA, from the coding sequence GTGACGACCCGCTCCACCGAACTGCTCCGAGTGGTGCACCACCGCCCCGGCGTGACCCGCGCCGACGCGGCCCGCCTGCTCGGCGTCGGCACCGGCGCGGCCACCGAACTCGTCACCAAGCTCAGCCGCGCCAAGCTCCTCGTCCAAGCCCCCGCCGCCCCCAGCGGCACCCGCGGCCGCCCGACCACCGTCCTCCTGCCCCATCCGGACGGCCCGCTCGTGCTGGCTGTCGCGATCACCCACGAGGGCTGGCGGATCGACGTGGTCGAGCTGGGCGGCACCGCCACCGCCTCCCACTCGCGCCGGCACGCGGCCACCGACTGGGTCGCGGTCCGCACGGCGGTCAAGGCCGCCATCACGGAAATCCTTCCCCGGTACGCGCAACGCCCACGAGCCATCGGCGTCTCGGTCCCCGGAACCGTCTCCCGCACCTTCCGCCTGGACGCCTCCGGCCTGAACTGGCACGACGTCGACCTGACCGAACTGTGGCCGGCCGCCGAGGTCTTCGTAGCCGGCAACGACGCCACCCTCGCCGCCACCGCCGAATCCCGCCGAGGCGCCGCCGCCGGAGCCGCAGTGGCCCTGCACGTCCGCATCGAAGCCGGCCTGGGCGGCGCCGTCGTCGAGAACGGCCGCCCGATGATCGGCGCCCGCGGCGCCGCCGGCGAATTCGGCCACATGCCCTTCGGTGACCCGTCCCTGCCCTGCCCGTGCGGCGCCCACGGCTGCTGGGGCACCGCGGTGGACGGCGCGGCCCTGGCCCGCCTGCTCGGCGACCCCCCACCCCGGGACTCCATCACCTACGCCCGCCGAGTCCTCCTAGCGGCCCGAACCCCCCTCAACCCCCCACCAGGTCCCGGCCAGCCCTCTACCGGTCTCAGCCAGCCCTCTTCCGGCGCCGGCTCGCCCGCCCAGCGCCCGGCCGATGCCGAGGCCGCCCTCGCCGCGCTCCGGGTCATCGGCACAGCTCTGGGCCGCGGCATCGCCGGCCTGGTCAACGGCCTCGACGTCGACCTGATCACCGTCGGCGGCCTCGGCGCCGACCTACTGGCCACCGTCCCCGACGCAGTCCAAGCGGCCTACCTCGACGGCCTCATGCTGATCCACCGAGACTTGCCCCCACCGGTGATCCCCGCCACCCTGAGCGACGACGACGGCCCCATCGCAGGCGCCGCCGAGGAGGCCTGGTCAGCCTTACTCCCCCACCTGGCCTGA